TTCATCGAGCGGTTGCCATTCAAAAGCGAGACCTGTGGCCAGAATGTAGTCATCACCCGTCTTTAGCCCAGCCATTCCCTTGAAGTAGGGATTAAACAAGTCGAATAGGCTATACTCCGTTGTGTACTCCAGCCCGACCCATATCTGATCGGGATTTCCGTCAATTTCTCGGAAGAGATCCTCGATACCCACGACCAACTGCATCCGTGCTTGAAGGCTGGATACCGCCAGGATGGCG
This region of Oceanipulchritudo coccoides genomic DNA includes:
- a CDS encoding acyloxyacyl hydrolase → MKKHRFIPLLLAILAVSSLQARMQLVVGIEDLFREIDGNPDQIWVGLEYTTEYSLFDLFNPYFKGMAGLKTGDDYILATGLAFEWQPLDEMPDWMISLHSGPSYTNVGPPHSGARFNWTSEISIHYKYLMVGYSHTSNGGVYSPNSGLDLFLIGFTLP